A single region of the Ahaetulla prasina isolate Xishuangbanna chromosome 13, ASM2864084v1, whole genome shotgun sequence genome encodes:
- the RCCD1 gene encoding RCC1 domain-containing protein 1 isoform X2 translates to MPAGGMAPGPGGESGWFCLGFRWAGGAVGGPEPLSAEGLGPVRRVRPSWSFAALVAAGGPGRVRLQGAVAAALPRDCLDALPSETHVLLLREAALEAWPVATAPDALLEGRPAWRRELRAEEAAAIELPLVPGGYVAPRPPFFTALPAGLRARRLLLGLEHALLLAAGGTLFSWGGGRHGQLGHGDLESRWEPRPVEALQGLAVAEAAAGGWHSAAVSDAGDLYLWGWNEAGQLGLPSKKASEAAVAAAAEETGSTPRNRPLGERSVSPGGDRLVVGAADGPGGDEAPFVSVQPFPALLDLPEEAEALAISTPGAGGNMASWGTRMQPPLTGPGEFATLWRGISGCRTWSVGHGPRLSKLRLLRVGLEEAMSNRCFSGGRAASWSSILIQHPMNENWGRGSGHLRFPLR, encoded by the exons ATGCCTGCCGGAGGAATGGCGCCGGGGCCTGGCGGGGAGAGCGGCTGGTTCTGCTTGGGGTTCCGCTGGGCCGGCGGTGCGGTGGGCGGGCCGGAGCCGCTGTCCGCGGAGGGTCTCGGGCCGGTGCGCCGCGTGAGGCCGAGCTGGAGCTTCGCGGCGCTGGTGGCGGCCGGCGGGCCGGGGCGGGTGCGGCTGCAGGGCGCGGTGGCGGCGGCGCTGCCCAGGGACTGCCTGGACGCGCTGCCCTCCGAGACGCACGTGCTGCTGCTGCGGGAGGCCGCGCTGGAAGCCTGGCCCGTCGCCACGGCGCCGGACGCGCTGCTGGAAGGCCGGCCGGCCTGGCGGAGGGAGCTgcgggcagaggaggcggcggcgataG AGCTGCCACTGGTGCCCGGCGGCTACGTGGCCCCCCGGCCGCCCTTCTTCACAGCGCTGCCCGCCGGCCTCCGGGCGCGCCGCTTGCTGCTGGGCCTGGAGCACGCGCTGCTGCTGGCGGCCGGCGGGACGCTCTTTTCGTGGGGCGGCGGCAG GCACGGGCAGCTCGGCCACGGCGACCTGGAGAGCCGGTGGGAGCCGCGGCCGGTGGAGGCGCTGCAGGGCTTGGCCgtggcggaggcggcggcgggcggcTGGCATTCGGCGGCCGTCAGCG aTGCGGGCGACCTGTACTTGTGGGGCTGGAACGAGGCCGGACAGCTCGGGCTGCCTTCCAAAAAGGCCAGCGAGGCTGCAGTAGCAGCGGCCGCCGAGGAGACCGGTTCGACCCCGCGGAATCGCCCCCTTGGCGAGCGCAGCGTCTCCCCGGGCGGCGACAGGCTGGTGGTGGGGGCTGCGGACGGGCCCGGAGGCGACGAAGCGCCCTTCGTCTCGGTGCAGCCCTTCCCCGCCCTGCTGGACTTGCCCGAGGAGGCCGAG GCGCTGGCCATCTCTACACCTGGGGCTGGG GGAAATATGGCCAGTTGGGGCACCAGGATgcagccacctctgactggcccaggAGAGTTTGCTACTTTGTGGAGAGGAATCTCAGGGTGCAGGACGTGGTCTGTGGGCCATGGACCACGTTTGTCCAAGCTGCGGCTGCTGAGAGTGGGCCTTGAAGAAGCCATGTCCAACAGGTGTTTCTCTGGAGGCAGAGCAGCCTCATGGAGCTCTATCTTGATTCAACATCCCATGAATGAGAATTGGGGGAGGGGCAGTGGCCACCTTAGGTTTCCTCTGAGATGA
- the RCCD1 gene encoding RCC1 domain-containing protein 1 isoform X3, producing MPAGGMAPGPGGESGWFCLGFRWAGGAVGGPEPLSAEGLGPVRRVRPSWSFAALVAAGGPGRVRLQGAVAAALPRDCLDALPSETHVLLLREAALEAWPVATAPDALLEGRPAWRRELRAEEAAAIELPLVPGGYVAPRPPFFTALPAGLRARRLLLGLEHALLLAAGGTLFSWGGGRHGQLGHGDLESRWEPRPVEALQGLAVAEAAAGGWHSAAVSDAGDLYLWGWNEAGQLGLPSKKASEAAVAAAAEETGSTPRNRPLGERSVSPGGDRLVVGAADGPGGDEAPFVSVQPFPALLDLPEEAEVRRVSCGSRHTAAVTGAGHLYTWGWGKYGQLGHQDAATSDWPRRVCYFVERNLRVQDVVCGPWTTFVQAAAAESGP from the exons ATGCCTGCCGGAGGAATGGCGCCGGGGCCTGGCGGGGAGAGCGGCTGGTTCTGCTTGGGGTTCCGCTGGGCCGGCGGTGCGGTGGGCGGGCCGGAGCCGCTGTCCGCGGAGGGTCTCGGGCCGGTGCGCCGCGTGAGGCCGAGCTGGAGCTTCGCGGCGCTGGTGGCGGCCGGCGGGCCGGGGCGGGTGCGGCTGCAGGGCGCGGTGGCGGCGGCGCTGCCCAGGGACTGCCTGGACGCGCTGCCCTCCGAGACGCACGTGCTGCTGCTGCGGGAGGCCGCGCTGGAAGCCTGGCCCGTCGCCACGGCGCCGGACGCGCTGCTGGAAGGCCGGCCGGCCTGGCGGAGGGAGCTgcgggcagaggaggcggcggcgataG AGCTGCCACTGGTGCCCGGCGGCTACGTGGCCCCCCGGCCGCCCTTCTTCACAGCGCTGCCCGCCGGCCTCCGGGCGCGCCGCTTGCTGCTGGGCCTGGAGCACGCGCTGCTGCTGGCGGCCGGCGGGACGCTCTTTTCGTGGGGCGGCGGCAG GCACGGGCAGCTCGGCCACGGCGACCTGGAGAGCCGGTGGGAGCCGCGGCCGGTGGAGGCGCTGCAGGGCTTGGCCgtggcggaggcggcggcgggcggcTGGCATTCGGCGGCCGTCAGCG aTGCGGGCGACCTGTACTTGTGGGGCTGGAACGAGGCCGGACAGCTCGGGCTGCCTTCCAAAAAGGCCAGCGAGGCTGCAGTAGCAGCGGCCGCCGAGGAGACCGGTTCGACCCCGCGGAATCGCCCCCTTGGCGAGCGCAGCGTCTCCCCGGGCGGCGACAGGCTGGTGGTGGGGGCTGCGGACGGGCCCGGAGGCGACGAAGCGCCCTTCGTCTCGGTGCAGCCCTTCCCCGCCCTGCTGGACTTGCCCGAGGAGGCCGAGGTGCGGAGGGTCAGCTGCGGGTCCCGACACACCGCCGCCGTGACGG GCGCTGGCCATCTCTACACCTGGGGCTGGG GGAAATATGGCCAGTTGGGGCACCAGGATgcagccacctctgactggcccaggAGAGTTTGCTACTTTGTGGAGAGGAATCTCAGGGTGCAGGACGTGGTCTGTGGGCCATGGACCACGTTTGTCCAAGCTGCGGCTGCTGAGAGTGGGCCTTGA
- the RCCD1 gene encoding RCC1 domain-containing protein 1 isoform X9, with protein MPAGGMAPGPGGESGWFCLGFRWAGGAVGGPEPLSAEGLGPVRRVRPSWSFAALVAAGGPGRVRLQGAVAAALPRDCLDALPSETHVLLLREAALEAWPVATAPDALLEGRPAWRRELRAEEAAAIELPLVPGGYVAPRPPFFTALPAGLRARRLLLGLEHALLLAAGGTLFSWGGGRHGQLGHGDLESRWEPRPVEALQGLAVAEAAAGGWHSAAVSDAGDLYLWGWNEAGQLGLPSKKASEAAVAAAAEETGSTPRNRPLGERSVSPGGDRLVVGAADGPGGDEAPFVSVQPFPALLDLPEEAEALAISTPGAGVEELKLLGNTHLKKHLTIV; from the exons ATGCCTGCCGGAGGAATGGCGCCGGGGCCTGGCGGGGAGAGCGGCTGGTTCTGCTTGGGGTTCCGCTGGGCCGGCGGTGCGGTGGGCGGGCCGGAGCCGCTGTCCGCGGAGGGTCTCGGGCCGGTGCGCCGCGTGAGGCCGAGCTGGAGCTTCGCGGCGCTGGTGGCGGCCGGCGGGCCGGGGCGGGTGCGGCTGCAGGGCGCGGTGGCGGCGGCGCTGCCCAGGGACTGCCTGGACGCGCTGCCCTCCGAGACGCACGTGCTGCTGCTGCGGGAGGCCGCGCTGGAAGCCTGGCCCGTCGCCACGGCGCCGGACGCGCTGCTGGAAGGCCGGCCGGCCTGGCGGAGGGAGCTgcgggcagaggaggcggcggcgataG AGCTGCCACTGGTGCCCGGCGGCTACGTGGCCCCCCGGCCGCCCTTCTTCACAGCGCTGCCCGCCGGCCTCCGGGCGCGCCGCTTGCTGCTGGGCCTGGAGCACGCGCTGCTGCTGGCGGCCGGCGGGACGCTCTTTTCGTGGGGCGGCGGCAG GCACGGGCAGCTCGGCCACGGCGACCTGGAGAGCCGGTGGGAGCCGCGGCCGGTGGAGGCGCTGCAGGGCTTGGCCgtggcggaggcggcggcgggcggcTGGCATTCGGCGGCCGTCAGCG aTGCGGGCGACCTGTACTTGTGGGGCTGGAACGAGGCCGGACAGCTCGGGCTGCCTTCCAAAAAGGCCAGCGAGGCTGCAGTAGCAGCGGCCGCCGAGGAGACCGGTTCGACCCCGCGGAATCGCCCCCTTGGCGAGCGCAGCGTCTCCCCGGGCGGCGACAGGCTGGTGGTGGGGGCTGCGGACGGGCCCGGAGGCGACGAAGCGCCCTTCGTCTCGGTGCAGCCCTTCCCCGCCCTGCTGGACTTGCCCGAGGAGGCCGAG GCGCTGGCCATCTCTACACCTGGGGCTGGGGTAG
- the RCCD1 gene encoding RCC1 domain-containing protein 1 isoform X8, producing the protein MPAGGMAPGPGGESGWFCLGFRWAGGAVGGPEPLSAEGLGPVRRVRPSWSFAALVAAGGPGRVRLQGAVAAALPRDCLDALPSETHVLLLREAALEAWPVATAPDALLEGRPAWRRELRAEEAAAIELPLVPGGYVAPRPPFFTALPAGLRARRLLLGLEHALLLAAGGTLFSWGGGRHGQLGHGDLESRWEPRPVEALQGLAVAEAAAGGWHSAAVSDAGDLYLWGWNEAGQLGLPSKKASEAAVAAAAEETGSTPRNRPLGERSVSPGGDRLVVGAADGPGGDEAPFVSVQPFPALLDLPEEAEALAISTPGAGVGVLPGPPSQCTKPRVLHRSDQQHNSPSSLT; encoded by the exons ATGCCTGCCGGAGGAATGGCGCCGGGGCCTGGCGGGGAGAGCGGCTGGTTCTGCTTGGGGTTCCGCTGGGCCGGCGGTGCGGTGGGCGGGCCGGAGCCGCTGTCCGCGGAGGGTCTCGGGCCGGTGCGCCGCGTGAGGCCGAGCTGGAGCTTCGCGGCGCTGGTGGCGGCCGGCGGGCCGGGGCGGGTGCGGCTGCAGGGCGCGGTGGCGGCGGCGCTGCCCAGGGACTGCCTGGACGCGCTGCCCTCCGAGACGCACGTGCTGCTGCTGCGGGAGGCCGCGCTGGAAGCCTGGCCCGTCGCCACGGCGCCGGACGCGCTGCTGGAAGGCCGGCCGGCCTGGCGGAGGGAGCTgcgggcagaggaggcggcggcgataG AGCTGCCACTGGTGCCCGGCGGCTACGTGGCCCCCCGGCCGCCCTTCTTCACAGCGCTGCCCGCCGGCCTCCGGGCGCGCCGCTTGCTGCTGGGCCTGGAGCACGCGCTGCTGCTGGCGGCCGGCGGGACGCTCTTTTCGTGGGGCGGCGGCAG GCACGGGCAGCTCGGCCACGGCGACCTGGAGAGCCGGTGGGAGCCGCGGCCGGTGGAGGCGCTGCAGGGCTTGGCCgtggcggaggcggcggcgggcggcTGGCATTCGGCGGCCGTCAGCG aTGCGGGCGACCTGTACTTGTGGGGCTGGAACGAGGCCGGACAGCTCGGGCTGCCTTCCAAAAAGGCCAGCGAGGCTGCAGTAGCAGCGGCCGCCGAGGAGACCGGTTCGACCCCGCGGAATCGCCCCCTTGGCGAGCGCAGCGTCTCCCCGGGCGGCGACAGGCTGGTGGTGGGGGCTGCGGACGGGCCCGGAGGCGACGAAGCGCCCTTCGTCTCGGTGCAGCCCTTCCCCGCCCTGCTGGACTTGCCCGAGGAGGCCGAG GCGCTGGCCATCTCTACACCTGGGGCTGGGGTAG
- the RCCD1 gene encoding RCC1 domain-containing protein 1 isoform X7, whose product MPAGGMAPGPGGESGWFCLGFRWAGGAVGGPEPLSAEGLGPVRRVRPSWSFAALVAAGGPGRVRLQGAVAAALPRDCLDALPSETHVLLLREAALEAWPVATAPDALLEGRPAWRRELRAEEAAAIELPLVPGGYVAPRPPFFTALPAGLRARRLLLGLEHALLLAAGGTLFSWGGGRHGQLGHGDLESRWEPRPVEALQGLAVAEAAAGGWHSAAVSDAGDLYLWGWNEAGQLGLPSKKASEAAVAAAAEETGSTPRNRPLGERSVSPGGDRLVVGAADGPGGDEAPFVSVQPFPALLDLPEEAEVRRVSCGSRHTAAVTGAGHLYTWGWGRCIAGSAQSVYQTKSVA is encoded by the exons ATGCCTGCCGGAGGAATGGCGCCGGGGCCTGGCGGGGAGAGCGGCTGGTTCTGCTTGGGGTTCCGCTGGGCCGGCGGTGCGGTGGGCGGGCCGGAGCCGCTGTCCGCGGAGGGTCTCGGGCCGGTGCGCCGCGTGAGGCCGAGCTGGAGCTTCGCGGCGCTGGTGGCGGCCGGCGGGCCGGGGCGGGTGCGGCTGCAGGGCGCGGTGGCGGCGGCGCTGCCCAGGGACTGCCTGGACGCGCTGCCCTCCGAGACGCACGTGCTGCTGCTGCGGGAGGCCGCGCTGGAAGCCTGGCCCGTCGCCACGGCGCCGGACGCGCTGCTGGAAGGCCGGCCGGCCTGGCGGAGGGAGCTgcgggcagaggaggcggcggcgataG AGCTGCCACTGGTGCCCGGCGGCTACGTGGCCCCCCGGCCGCCCTTCTTCACAGCGCTGCCCGCCGGCCTCCGGGCGCGCCGCTTGCTGCTGGGCCTGGAGCACGCGCTGCTGCTGGCGGCCGGCGGGACGCTCTTTTCGTGGGGCGGCGGCAG GCACGGGCAGCTCGGCCACGGCGACCTGGAGAGCCGGTGGGAGCCGCGGCCGGTGGAGGCGCTGCAGGGCTTGGCCgtggcggaggcggcggcgggcggcTGGCATTCGGCGGCCGTCAGCG aTGCGGGCGACCTGTACTTGTGGGGCTGGAACGAGGCCGGACAGCTCGGGCTGCCTTCCAAAAAGGCCAGCGAGGCTGCAGTAGCAGCGGCCGCCGAGGAGACCGGTTCGACCCCGCGGAATCGCCCCCTTGGCGAGCGCAGCGTCTCCCCGGGCGGCGACAGGCTGGTGGTGGGGGCTGCGGACGGGCCCGGAGGCGACGAAGCGCCCTTCGTCTCGGTGCAGCCCTTCCCCGCCCTGCTGGACTTGCCCGAGGAGGCCGAGGTGCGGAGGGTCAGCTGCGGGTCCCGACACACCGCCGCCGTGACGG GCGCTGGCCATCTCTACACCTGGGGCTGGGGTAG
- the RCCD1 gene encoding RCC1 domain-containing protein 1 isoform X6 → MPAGGMAPGPGGESGWFCLGFRWAGGAVGGPEPLSAEGLGPVRRVRPSWSFAALVAAGGPGRVRLQGAVAAALPRDCLDALPSETHVLLLREAALEAWPVATAPDALLEGRPAWRRELRAEEAAAIELPLVPGGYVAPRPPFFTALPAGLRARRLLLGLEHALLLAAGGTLFSWGGGRHGQLGHGDLESRWEPRPVEALQGLAVAEAAAGGWHSAAVSDAGDLYLWGWNEAGQLGLPSKKASEAAVAAAAEETGSTPRNRPLGERSVSPGGDRLVVGAADGPGGDEAPFVSVQPFPALLDLPEEAEVRRVSCGSRHTAAVTGAGHLYTWGWEELKLLGNTHLKKHLTIV, encoded by the exons ATGCCTGCCGGAGGAATGGCGCCGGGGCCTGGCGGGGAGAGCGGCTGGTTCTGCTTGGGGTTCCGCTGGGCCGGCGGTGCGGTGGGCGGGCCGGAGCCGCTGTCCGCGGAGGGTCTCGGGCCGGTGCGCCGCGTGAGGCCGAGCTGGAGCTTCGCGGCGCTGGTGGCGGCCGGCGGGCCGGGGCGGGTGCGGCTGCAGGGCGCGGTGGCGGCGGCGCTGCCCAGGGACTGCCTGGACGCGCTGCCCTCCGAGACGCACGTGCTGCTGCTGCGGGAGGCCGCGCTGGAAGCCTGGCCCGTCGCCACGGCGCCGGACGCGCTGCTGGAAGGCCGGCCGGCCTGGCGGAGGGAGCTgcgggcagaggaggcggcggcgataG AGCTGCCACTGGTGCCCGGCGGCTACGTGGCCCCCCGGCCGCCCTTCTTCACAGCGCTGCCCGCCGGCCTCCGGGCGCGCCGCTTGCTGCTGGGCCTGGAGCACGCGCTGCTGCTGGCGGCCGGCGGGACGCTCTTTTCGTGGGGCGGCGGCAG GCACGGGCAGCTCGGCCACGGCGACCTGGAGAGCCGGTGGGAGCCGCGGCCGGTGGAGGCGCTGCAGGGCTTGGCCgtggcggaggcggcggcgggcggcTGGCATTCGGCGGCCGTCAGCG aTGCGGGCGACCTGTACTTGTGGGGCTGGAACGAGGCCGGACAGCTCGGGCTGCCTTCCAAAAAGGCCAGCGAGGCTGCAGTAGCAGCGGCCGCCGAGGAGACCGGTTCGACCCCGCGGAATCGCCCCCTTGGCGAGCGCAGCGTCTCCCCGGGCGGCGACAGGCTGGTGGTGGGGGCTGCGGACGGGCCCGGAGGCGACGAAGCGCCCTTCGTCTCGGTGCAGCCCTTCCCCGCCCTGCTGGACTTGCCCGAGGAGGCCGAGGTGCGGAGGGTCAGCTGCGGGTCCCGACACACCGCCGCCGTGACGG GCGCTGGCCATCTCTACACCTGGGGCTGGG
- the RCCD1 gene encoding RCC1 domain-containing protein 1 isoform X5: protein MPAGGMAPGPGGESGWFCLGFRWAGGAVGGPEPLSAEGLGPVRRVRPSWSFAALVAAGGPGRVRLQGAVAAALPRDCLDALPSETHVLLLREAALEAWPVATAPDALLEGRPAWRRELRAEEAAAIELPLVPGGYVAPRPPFFTALPAGLRARRLLLGLEHALLLAAGGTLFSWGGGRHGQLGHGDLESRWEPRPVEALQGLAVAEAAAGGWHSAAVSDAGDLYLWGWNEAGQLGLPSKKASEAAVAAAAEETGSTPRNRPLGERSVSPGGDRLVVGAADGPGGDEAPFVSVQPFPALLDLPEEAEVRRVSCGSRHTAAVTGAGHLYTWGWGVLPGPPSQCTKPRVLHRSDQQHNSPSSLT from the exons ATGCCTGCCGGAGGAATGGCGCCGGGGCCTGGCGGGGAGAGCGGCTGGTTCTGCTTGGGGTTCCGCTGGGCCGGCGGTGCGGTGGGCGGGCCGGAGCCGCTGTCCGCGGAGGGTCTCGGGCCGGTGCGCCGCGTGAGGCCGAGCTGGAGCTTCGCGGCGCTGGTGGCGGCCGGCGGGCCGGGGCGGGTGCGGCTGCAGGGCGCGGTGGCGGCGGCGCTGCCCAGGGACTGCCTGGACGCGCTGCCCTCCGAGACGCACGTGCTGCTGCTGCGGGAGGCCGCGCTGGAAGCCTGGCCCGTCGCCACGGCGCCGGACGCGCTGCTGGAAGGCCGGCCGGCCTGGCGGAGGGAGCTgcgggcagaggaggcggcggcgataG AGCTGCCACTGGTGCCCGGCGGCTACGTGGCCCCCCGGCCGCCCTTCTTCACAGCGCTGCCCGCCGGCCTCCGGGCGCGCCGCTTGCTGCTGGGCCTGGAGCACGCGCTGCTGCTGGCGGCCGGCGGGACGCTCTTTTCGTGGGGCGGCGGCAG GCACGGGCAGCTCGGCCACGGCGACCTGGAGAGCCGGTGGGAGCCGCGGCCGGTGGAGGCGCTGCAGGGCTTGGCCgtggcggaggcggcggcgggcggcTGGCATTCGGCGGCCGTCAGCG aTGCGGGCGACCTGTACTTGTGGGGCTGGAACGAGGCCGGACAGCTCGGGCTGCCTTCCAAAAAGGCCAGCGAGGCTGCAGTAGCAGCGGCCGCCGAGGAGACCGGTTCGACCCCGCGGAATCGCCCCCTTGGCGAGCGCAGCGTCTCCCCGGGCGGCGACAGGCTGGTGGTGGGGGCTGCGGACGGGCCCGGAGGCGACGAAGCGCCCTTCGTCTCGGTGCAGCCCTTCCCCGCCCTGCTGGACTTGCCCGAGGAGGCCGAGGTGCGGAGGGTCAGCTGCGGGTCCCGACACACCGCCGCCGTGACGG GCGCTGGCCATCTCTACACCTGGGGCTGGG
- the NGRN gene encoding neugrin: protein MKPPRVPGPRKLLAGVAAALADKGVPALDEQLQELERRLQCRARQARERRLRKVMEAAEPPERTLTLRAMEQIRFLHRAFPGEWPAGRLAQGFGVTPEVIRRVLKSRFCPSAERGLKQDARAGARPRSRPGSAEPAVRPGAPPGLSPEGEAASRDPPPGSRPGSPWLSRGRSGAAEPGEN from the exons ATGAAGCCCCCGCGGGTGCCGGGTCCGCGGAAgctgctggccggggtggcggcCGCGCTTGCCGACAAGGGAGTCCCGGCGCTGGACGAGCAGCTGCAGGAGCTGGAGAG GAGGCTGCAGTGCCGGGCCCGGCAGGCCCGCGAGCGGCGGCTGCGGAAGGTGATGGAGGCCGCGGAGCCCCCCGAGCGCACCTTGACCCTCCGCGCCATGGAGCAGATCCG GTTCCTCCACCGCGCCTTCCCCGGGGAGTGGCCGGCCGGCCGGCTGGCGCAAGGCTTCGGCGTGACGCCCGAGGTCATCCGCCGGGTGCTGAAGAGCCGCTTCTGCCCGTCGGCCGAGCGGGGCCTGAAGCAGGACGCCCGCGCCGGCGCCCGCCCGCGAAGTCGCCCCGGGAGCGCTGAGCCTGCCGTCCGCCCCGGAGCTCCGCCCGGACTGTCGCCAGAGGGGGAGGCCGCCTCCCGGGACCCCCCGCCCGGGAGCCGCCCAGGGAGCCCGTGGCTGAGCAGGGGAAGAAGCGGCGCGGCGGAGCCCGGCGAGAACTAG